The following coding sequences lie in one Myxococcaceae bacterium JPH2 genomic window:
- a CDS encoding N-acetylmuramoyl-L-alanine amidase has protein sequence MVGPFSRIIRNTVLRPLGLTSSSQPTAKAAPTPTPGPTPKPTDTFEPSKKPQPTPSPSPGPSPTPPPPPAPLQPLTPPSTDPTNPTPPMVVRPSKNFNDRPAGQDIDSIVLHHTADGSDKSSLETLTGKASSPWGKAKLWYKEHRGGPVSAHYVIGKDGTIYQLVGDQKRAWHAGEGSLPGKPGDVNNRSIGIEIVNEGDGKDAYTEAQYKALEQLVPYLAKRYEVPVGNVVGHKDITSKKHDPSPNFDFDRITRATEKKVG, from the coding sequence ATGGTCGGACCCTTCTCCCGAATCATTCGGAACACCGTTCTGCGCCCGCTCGGGCTCACCTCGTCGTCGCAGCCCACGGCGAAGGCAGCACCCACGCCCACTCCTGGGCCGACGCCGAAGCCCACGGACACCTTCGAGCCCTCGAAGAAGCCTCAGCCCACGCCGTCTCCGAGCCCAGGCCCTTCGCCGACGCCGCCTCCGCCTCCGGCGCCGCTCCAGCCGCTGACGCCGCCGTCGACGGATCCCACCAATCCCACGCCGCCGATGGTCGTGCGCCCCTCGAAGAACTTCAACGACCGGCCCGCGGGCCAGGACATCGACTCCATCGTGCTGCACCACACGGCGGATGGATCCGACAAGAGCAGCCTGGAGACGCTCACCGGCAAGGCCAGCTCGCCCTGGGGCAAGGCGAAGCTCTGGTACAAGGAGCACCGCGGCGGTCCCGTCAGCGCCCACTATGTGATTGGCAAGGACGGCACCATCTACCAGCTCGTCGGCGACCAGAAGCGCGCCTGGCACGCCGGAGAGGGCTCGCTGCCGGGCAAGCCCGGCGACGTGAACAACCGCTCGATTGGCATTGAGATCGTCAACGAGGGCGACGGCAAGGACGCCTACACCGAGGCCCAGTACAAGGCCCTGGAGCAGCTCGTCCCATATCTGGCCAAGCGCTACGAAGTCCCCGTGGGCAACGTCGTGGGTCACAAGGACATCACGAGCAAGAAGCACGACCCCTCGCCCAACTTCGACTTCGACCGCATCACCCGCGCCACCGAGAAGAAGGTCGGGTAG
- a CDS encoding SDR family oxidoreductase: protein MSAISLLSGGEVLERVRRCAASVTRYPLDILTAEAQLEDELGIDSVKLAEIVAVVCREFAIPTDLLPRSGKARTLGAMAEQVHVLLREARPAQVVAPIPVPVEEKAPLPPVAVAADLEQRVRAVFARVTRYPEALLTLDADLEDELGIDSVKQAEVLAVLVKELGLSQAPKPSQRLRTIAAICEAARVQGKPAPVAPPVEAPAAPRVAPVTKAPRARAPFEGKVALVTGSGKGIGKVIATRLASAGATVIVNSFHSREEGERTTQEILAAGGQALHLWGSVAQEEHLERMFSAIAERFGGLDFLVCNASNGLIGPFDRITPRDWDKAFRTCITGTYECAMRARPLMARRGGGSIVTMSTSMSQRYMHDLGCQGVVKAGVESLTRYLAAELAPDGIRTNCVSAGPVHGELLEMFPDAADRVSRWEAATPGGVLCSADDVADVTELLLGSKTQRVNGAIWVVDAGLSGTVDGLLPGADAQTSNGHGRRAQPTLDA from the coding sequence ATGTCCGCGATTTCTTTGCTGTCGGGCGGCGAAGTCCTGGAGCGAGTTCGCCGCTGTGCTGCGTCAGTCACCCGCTATCCCCTGGATATCCTCACCGCGGAGGCTCAGCTCGAGGATGAGCTGGGAATCGACTCGGTGAAGCTCGCCGAGATTGTCGCTGTGGTCTGCCGTGAGTTCGCCATTCCCACGGACTTGCTGCCGCGCAGTGGAAAGGCCCGGACGTTGGGGGCCATGGCGGAGCAGGTCCACGTGTTGCTCAGGGAGGCTCGACCGGCTCAGGTCGTCGCGCCCATCCCCGTGCCGGTTGAGGAGAAGGCTCCCTTGCCTCCCGTCGCGGTCGCGGCGGATCTCGAGCAGCGCGTGCGCGCCGTGTTCGCTCGCGTGACGCGCTATCCCGAAGCGCTGCTGACGCTGGACGCGGACCTGGAGGACGAACTCGGAATCGACTCCGTGAAGCAGGCCGAGGTCCTGGCGGTGCTCGTCAAGGAGCTGGGGCTGTCCCAGGCGCCGAAGCCGTCCCAGCGATTGCGGACGATCGCCGCCATCTGCGAGGCGGCGAGGGTTCAGGGGAAGCCCGCCCCCGTCGCGCCTCCTGTCGAGGCGCCGGCCGCCCCGCGTGTGGCGCCCGTCACGAAGGCGCCTCGCGCGCGTGCCCCCTTCGAGGGAAAGGTCGCCCTCGTCACGGGGTCCGGCAAGGGCATTGGCAAGGTCATCGCCACGCGGCTCGCCAGCGCTGGGGCCACGGTCATCGTCAACTCGTTCCATTCGCGTGAGGAGGGGGAGCGCACCACGCAGGAGATCCTCGCCGCGGGCGGACAGGCGCTGCATCTGTGGGGCTCGGTGGCGCAGGAGGAGCACCTGGAGCGGATGTTCTCCGCCATCGCGGAGCGGTTCGGCGGGCTGGACTTCCTGGTGTGCAATGCGTCCAACGGGCTCATCGGCCCGTTCGATCGGATTACGCCACGCGATTGGGACAAGGCCTTCCGCACCTGCATCACGGGCACCTACGAGTGCGCGATGCGCGCGCGGCCCTTGATGGCGCGTCGGGGGGGCGGCTCCATCGTCACGATGTCCACGTCCATGTCCCAGCGGTACATGCACGACCTGGGCTGCCAGGGCGTGGTGAAGGCGGGGGTCGAATCGCTCACGCGTTATCTGGCGGCGGAGCTGGCGCCCGACGGGATTCGCACCAACTGCGTGTCCGCGGGCCCCGTCCACGGCGAGCTGCTGGAGATGTTCCCGGACGCGGCGGACCGGGTCTCCCGGTGGGAGGCCGCCACGCCAGGCGGCGTGCTCTGCAGCGCGGATGACGTGGCCGACGTGACGGAGCTGCTGCTGGGCTCGAAGACGCAGCGGGTGAACGGCGCCATCTGGGTCGTGGACGCCGGGCTCTCCGGCACCGTCGACGGACTGTTGCCGGGCGCGGACGCCCAGACCTCCAACGGACATGGCCGGCGCGCGCAGCCCACGCTCGACGCCTGA
- a CDS encoding bifunctional aspartate transaminase/aspartate 4-decarboxylase has translation MARERATRGPQRREEGTVSEETIPESEYHKLSPFELKDELIQLADESVRTRAAVMLNAGRGNPNWVALTPREAFFLLGEFALTESRRVWNEPDVGLGGMPKSPQIAQRFRQFLAGREDNAAVRLLRDALDYATSTLKFDPDAFIWELTDAAIGDNYPVPDRMLVHTERIVQQYLAQEMCDGSPPPGRFDLFATEGGTAAMTYIFSSLVANGVLRKGDTIALGAPIFTPYLEIPRLDEFAFRTVDVFQSETTSHGEHTWQYPDSELRKLEDPRVKAFFVVNPSNPGAVAMRQKSIDQLVRLVRTKRPDLIILTDDVYGTFVKGFRSLAADLPHNTLLVYSYSKHFGCTGWRLGVVALHEDNVIDAAIARLPQAERARLTARYGSIALEPANLKFIDRMVADSRAVALNHTAGLSLPQQLQMALFSLFTLLDKEDAYKKRCQRICQDRLQALFQGMGIPLRDDPLRTAYYQTLDLEAWCREHIGEDFVDFVEAHHDPLDIVFTLARRYGTVLLNGSGFDGPPWSARVSLANLDDDAYPRIGKDLKEVVLLAIKEWRESGGAPPRTIH, from the coding sequence TTGGCCCGTGAGCGGGCCACCCGTGGGCCCCAGCGACGAGAGGAAGGCACCGTGAGCGAGGAGACGATTCCCGAGAGCGAGTATCACAAGCTCAGCCCCTTCGAGCTGAAGGACGAACTCATCCAACTGGCCGACGAGTCCGTCCGCACACGCGCCGCCGTGATGCTCAACGCCGGGCGCGGCAATCCCAACTGGGTGGCCCTCACGCCGCGCGAGGCGTTCTTCCTGCTGGGCGAGTTCGCCCTCACCGAGAGCCGACGCGTCTGGAATGAGCCCGACGTCGGACTCGGCGGCATGCCGAAGTCTCCCCAGATTGCTCAACGCTTTCGCCAGTTCCTCGCCGGCCGCGAGGACAACGCGGCCGTGCGCCTGCTGCGCGACGCGCTCGACTACGCCACCTCCACCCTCAAGTTCGACCCCGACGCGTTCATCTGGGAACTCACCGACGCGGCCATCGGTGACAACTACCCCGTGCCGGACCGGATGCTCGTCCATACCGAGCGCATCGTGCAGCAATACCTCGCTCAAGAGATGTGCGACGGCTCGCCACCGCCGGGCCGCTTCGACCTCTTCGCCACCGAGGGCGGCACCGCCGCGATGACGTACATCTTCTCGTCCCTCGTGGCCAACGGCGTCCTCCGAAAGGGAGACACCATCGCGCTGGGCGCGCCCATCTTCACGCCCTACCTGGAGATTCCTCGCCTCGACGAGTTCGCCTTCCGCACCGTCGATGTCTTCCAGAGCGAGACCACCTCTCACGGCGAGCACACCTGGCAGTACCCGGACTCGGAGCTGCGCAAGCTCGAGGACCCGCGCGTGAAGGCTTTCTTCGTGGTCAATCCGTCCAACCCCGGCGCGGTGGCCATGCGGCAGAAGTCCATCGACCAACTCGTGCGGCTCGTGCGCACCAAGCGCCCCGACCTCATCATCCTCACGGATGACGTGTACGGCACGTTCGTCAAAGGCTTCCGCTCGCTCGCGGCGGACCTGCCGCACAACACGCTCCTCGTCTATTCCTACTCCAAGCACTTCGGCTGCACGGGGTGGCGGCTGGGCGTGGTCGCGCTCCACGAGGACAACGTCATCGACGCCGCCATCGCGCGGCTGCCCCAGGCCGAGCGGGCGCGATTGACCGCGCGCTATGGCTCCATCGCGTTGGAGCCCGCGAACCTCAAGTTCATCGACCGGATGGTGGCGGACAGCCGCGCCGTGGCGCTCAACCACACCGCGGGCCTCTCCCTGCCGCAGCAGCTCCAGATGGCGCTGTTCTCCCTCTTCACCCTGCTGGACAAGGAGGACGCCTACAAGAAGCGCTGCCAGCGCATCTGCCAGGACCGCTTGCAGGCCCTCTTCCAGGGCATGGGCATCCCCCTGCGCGACGACCCGCTGCGCACGGCCTACTACCAGACGCTCGACCTGGAGGCGTGGTGCCGGGAGCACATCGGGGAGGACTTTGTCGACTTCGTGGAAGCACACCACGACCCGCTGGACATCGTGTTCACCCTGGCGCGGCGCTATGGCACGGTGCTGCTCAATGGCAGCGGCTTTGACGGCCCGCCGTGGTCGGCGCGCGTCTCCCTGGCGAACCTGGACGATGACGCCTACCCGCGCATCGGAAAGGACCTCAAGGAGGTCGTGCTGCTGGCCATCAAGGAATGGAGGGAGTCCGGGGGGGCTCCTCCGCGCACGATTCACTGA
- a CDS encoding type II asparaginase: MRRLGSVLRSWLVIWGLAVPVLAVAQGQGQAPPQEKTPAAAPNAKDAKPEKPLAKVRIVATGGTIAGSQGNAQQYGYKSGAFKVEDLIKSVPNVDKLASLSGEQVVNIGSQDMNDAVWLKLAARVNALLASPDVDGVVVTHGTDTMEETAYFLDLVVKSDKPVVLVGSMRPATAISADGPGNLYNAVAVAADPNARGRGVLVAINDEIHAARNVTKMNTTNVETFQSPNRGAVGVVHTGDINWFERMDKKHTTQSEFDVAKLEKLPRVDILYAHANMSPDLIEAAVKNGAKGLVIAGVGDGNMTQQAIDTLAKMAKKGIVVVRSSRVPTGLVLRNNEINDDSMGFVASGEFNPPKARVLLQLALTQTTDPHKVQAAFDSY, encoded by the coding sequence ATGAGACGTCTTGGCAGTGTCTTGAGGAGCTGGCTCGTCATCTGGGGGCTCGCGGTTCCCGTGCTCGCGGTGGCGCAAGGGCAGGGACAGGCACCCCCGCAGGAGAAGACTCCCGCCGCGGCCCCGAACGCGAAGGACGCGAAGCCCGAGAAGCCGCTGGCCAAGGTGCGCATCGTCGCCACGGGAGGCACCATCGCGGGCTCCCAGGGCAACGCGCAGCAGTACGGCTACAAGTCCGGGGCCTTCAAGGTGGAGGACCTCATCAAGAGCGTGCCCAACGTGGACAAGCTGGCGTCGCTGAGTGGCGAGCAGGTCGTCAACATCGGCAGCCAGGACATGAATGACGCTGTCTGGTTGAAGCTGGCCGCGCGAGTCAACGCGCTGCTCGCCTCGCCCGACGTGGACGGCGTGGTGGTGACGCACGGCACGGACACCATGGAGGAGACCGCGTACTTCCTCGACCTGGTGGTCAAGAGTGACAAGCCCGTGGTGCTCGTCGGGTCGATGCGCCCGGCCACGGCCATCAGCGCGGACGGCCCCGGCAACCTCTACAACGCGGTGGCGGTGGCCGCGGATCCGAACGCGCGGGGGCGCGGCGTGCTGGTGGCCATCAACGACGAAATCCACGCCGCGCGGAACGTCACGAAGATGAACACCACCAACGTGGAGACGTTCCAGAGCCCGAACCGAGGCGCCGTGGGCGTGGTGCACACGGGGGACATCAACTGGTTCGAGCGCATGGACAAGAAGCACACCACGCAGTCGGAGTTCGACGTGGCCAAGCTGGAGAAGCTGCCCCGCGTGGACATCCTCTACGCGCACGCGAACATGAGCCCGGACCTCATCGAGGCGGCGGTGAAGAATGGCGCCAAGGGGCTCGTCATCGCGGGCGTGGGTGACGGGAACATGACCCAACAGGCCATCGATACGCTGGCGAAGATGGCGAAGAAAGGGATTGTCGTGGTGCGCAGCAGCCGGGTTCCCACGGGGCTCGTGCTGCGCAACAACGAAATCAACGACGACTCGATGGGCTTCGTGGCCTCGGGGGAGTTCAACCCGCCCAAGGCTCGCGTGCTGCTCCAGCTCGCGCTCACCCAGACGACCGACCCCCACAAGGTCCAGGCCGCCTTCGACAGCTATTGA
- a CDS encoding RecQ family ATP-dependent DNA helicase, with amino-acid sequence MQDDTLSTVLRERFGLHDFRPGQREVLSRLLPPHGSALAVFPTGGGKSLCYQLPSQVLDGLTVVVSPLIALMKDQLDALERRGIRAARLDSSLSLEDSREVTEALRAGSLKLLYVAPERFNNERFVELLHGLRISLFAVDEAHCVSEWGHNFRPDYLKLAQAARALKVERTLALTATATPSVVRDICQGFGIPAENAVITGFYRDNLALETTPTSAELRDALLLERLRARAPGPTIIYVTLQQTAERVATLLSAKGFPASAYHAGMEPEARAQVQEAWTASASGIVVATIAFGMGIDKADVRFVYHYNLPKGLESYSQEVGRAGRDGQPSIVELLACPDDVPTLENFALGDTPIPRALRGLVTELLDAGPEPHVDLYALGLRHDLRPLVLRTALTYLELAGVLRQGTPYYAGYKVRPLVALEELFGRFQGERARFVRDLFSHAKKGRTWFTFDMQAVSQALGQPRERVMKALDYFQEQGLAETQVSEPRQRYSRLRPHEDGEALVAMLQRRFEQRETQELSRVQEVLRLVTHAGCQTNALVAHFGEQRARPCGHCTFCRTGAAQSLPAPRARAAPREQLDTPTLRALIARHPDALGHPRQATRFLCGLSSPAMTRAKLGGHALFGALEEWPFAQVLACCEALTREASA; translated from the coding sequence ATGCAAGACGACACGCTGAGCACGGTGCTGCGCGAGCGCTTCGGGCTGCACGACTTCCGCCCTGGCCAACGCGAGGTGCTCTCGCGGCTGTTGCCACCGCACGGCTCCGCCCTCGCGGTGTTCCCCACGGGCGGCGGCAAGTCGCTCTGCTATCAGCTCCCCTCGCAAGTGCTCGACGGGCTGACCGTGGTGGTGTCGCCGCTCATCGCCTTGATGAAGGACCAGCTCGACGCCCTGGAGCGCCGAGGCATCCGCGCCGCGCGCCTCGACTCCTCCTTGTCCCTGGAGGACTCGCGCGAGGTGACGGAGGCGCTGCGCGCGGGCTCGCTCAAGCTCCTCTACGTGGCCCCCGAGCGATTCAACAACGAGCGCTTCGTGGAGCTGCTGCACGGGCTGCGCATCTCGCTCTTCGCCGTGGACGAGGCCCACTGCGTCTCCGAGTGGGGCCACAACTTCCGTCCGGACTATCTGAAGCTGGCGCAGGCCGCGCGCGCGTTGAAGGTCGAGCGCACCCTGGCGCTCACCGCCACGGCCACGCCCTCCGTCGTGCGCGACATCTGCCAGGGCTTCGGCATCCCAGCGGAGAACGCCGTCATCACCGGCTTCTATCGAGACAACCTCGCGCTGGAGACCACGCCCACCTCCGCCGAGCTGCGAGACGCGCTGCTGCTCGAGCGACTGCGGGCGCGCGCACCAGGACCCACCATCATCTACGTGACGCTTCAGCAGACGGCCGAGCGCGTGGCCACACTGCTCTCCGCGAAGGGCTTCCCCGCGAGCGCCTACCACGCGGGCATGGAGCCCGAGGCTCGCGCGCAGGTGCAAGAAGCCTGGACGGCCTCGGCGTCCGGCATCGTCGTGGCGACCATCGCGTTCGGCATGGGCATCGACAAGGCGGATGTCCGCTTCGTGTACCACTACAACCTGCCCAAGGGCCTGGAGAGCTACAGCCAGGAAGTGGGCCGCGCGGGACGAGACGGACAGCCATCCATCGTGGAGCTGCTCGCGTGCCCGGACGACGTGCCCACCTTGGAGAACTTCGCGCTCGGAGACACGCCCATTCCTCGCGCGCTTCGGGGACTCGTCACCGAGTTGCTCGACGCGGGCCCCGAGCCCCACGTGGACCTGTATGCCCTGGGCCTGCGCCACGACCTGCGCCCCTTGGTGCTGCGCACCGCGCTCACGTATCTGGAGCTGGCGGGCGTGCTGCGACAGGGCACGCCCTACTACGCGGGCTACAAGGTGCGGCCCCTCGTGGCCTTGGAGGAGCTGTTCGGGCGCTTCCAGGGCGAGCGCGCGCGCTTCGTGCGCGACCTGTTCTCCCACGCGAAGAAGGGCCGCACCTGGTTCACCTTCGACATGCAGGCCGTCTCTCAGGCCCTGGGCCAGCCGCGCGAGCGCGTGATGAAGGCGCTCGACTACTTCCAGGAGCAGGGGCTCGCGGAGACGCAGGTCTCCGAGCCCCGCCAGCGCTACTCGCGCCTGCGTCCCCACGAAGACGGCGAGGCGCTCGTCGCGATGCTCCAGCGGCGGTTCGAGCAACGCGAGACCCAGGAGCTCTCACGCGTCCAGGAGGTGCTGCGACTGGTGACGCACGCGGGCTGTCAGACGAACGCGCTCGTGGCCCACTTCGGCGAGCAGCGCGCCCGCCCTTGCGGACACTGCACCTTCTGTCGCACGGGCGCGGCCCAGTCCCTGCCCGCGCCGCGCGCGCGCGCCGCGCCTCGTGAGCAGCTCGACACCCCCACCTTGCGCGCGCTCATCGCGCGACACCCCGACGCCCTGGGCCACCCGCGACAGGCCACGCGCTTCCTGTGTGGCCTGAGCAGCCCCGCGATGACTCGCGCGAAGCTGGGAGGCCACGCGCTCTTTGGGGCCTTGGAGGAGTGGCCCTTCGCGCAGGTCCTCGCCTGCTGCGAAGCGCTCACGCGTGAAGCGTCGGCTTGA
- a CDS encoding DUF4150 domain-containing protein yields MANTVGVNKMSVVTKDSNGVTVAFPDVCKTPTPGGPVPIPYPNVAKSSDTDKGAKNVSVEGNPVCVKDSNFSTSTGDEAGSAGGVASGKTKGKAEFANFSFDVKFEGKNVARAMDLMLHNDKNTPPAPLIQPPVVAIGKSAGKPKCVACSNDFDD; encoded by the coding sequence ATGGCGAACACGGTCGGTGTCAACAAAATGTCCGTGGTGACCAAGGACTCGAACGGGGTGACGGTCGCATTCCCAGATGTTTGCAAGACACCGACCCCCGGGGGCCCCGTGCCCATCCCTTATCCCAATGTCGCCAAGTCGTCCGACACCGACAAGGGCGCCAAGAACGTCAGCGTGGAGGGCAATCCCGTCTGCGTGAAGGACTCGAACTTCAGCACCAGCACCGGTGATGAGGCTGGCTCCGCTGGTGGCGTCGCCTCAGGAAAGACCAAAGGCAAGGCCGAGTTCGCGAACTTCTCGTTCGACGTCAAGTTCGAGGGCAAGAACGTCGCTCGCGCGATGGACCTCATGCTCCACAACGACAAGAACACGCCGCCCGCGCCCTTGATTCAACCGCCTGTCGTCGCGATCGGCAAGAGCGCGGGCAAGCCCAAGTGTGTGGCGTGCAGCAATGACTTTGATGACTGA